The following coding sequences lie in one Apium graveolens cultivar Ventura chromosome 1, ASM990537v1, whole genome shotgun sequence genomic window:
- the LOC141719894 gene encoding uncharacterized protein LOC141719894 isoform X1: MDKASETKTQASDSQNQGSETQKKKKVLWRCELITKTFLEACIEEVTASGRLGSSLKPHSWIKVGEILKKTHNFEVDARQMRNRYDYLRSRYVAWCRLKSKTGNHYDPTTNTFNFTEEEWDQLKKGNKIVDTLKTTPLSYPELCTQLYDGTAATGVSGWGPSSKKNRTIDLNDDIEIPITEESQSNTSNPVVKENPKKKPKISPKLTKTTKFEDEMTNALKLMVQTNSGPSLKECKEKLNSLGWGATNPLHRKALGIFCESAKYREQWMLLDAEENEHWVKMVSTKLGFDI; encoded by the exons ATGGACAAAGCTAGTGAAACCAAAACTCAAGCAAGTGATAGCCAAAATCAAGGTAGCGAAactcagaaaaagaaaaaagtatTGTGGAGGTGTGAACTTATAACTAAAACATTTTTGGAAGCATGCATTGAGGAAGTTACCGCTAGTGGTAGGCTAGGTAGTAGCCTTAAGCCGCATTCATGGATAAAAGTGGGAGAAATTCTTAAGAAAACCCACAACTTTGAGGTTGACGCTAGACAAATGAGAAACCGATATGATTATCTAAGATCCCGATATGTTGCTTGGTGTCGACTCAAATCCAAAACTGGGAATCATTATGATCCGACAACTAATACATTCAACTTCACAGAAGAAGAATGGGATCAACTTAAAAAG GGAAATAAGATCGTGGACACATTGAAAACCACACCTTTGAGCTATCCTGAACTTTGCACCCAACTTTATGATGGAACTGCTGCCACCGGAGTTAGTGGATGGGGGCCTAGCTCTAAGAAGAATAGGACTATTGATCTAAATGATGACATAGAGATTCCAATAACCGAAGAAAGTCAGTCAAATACTTCGAATCCAGTTGTCAAAGAAAATCCAAAGAAAAAACCTAAAATATCACCAAAACTTACAAAAACTACAAAGTTTGAAGATGAGATGACCAATGCACTAAAATTGATGGTTCAGACCAATAGTGGACCATCACTTAAAGAATGCAAAGAGAAATTGAATAGTCTTGGATGGGGAGCAACAAATCCCTTGCATCGAAAGGCTCTTGGAATTTTTTGTGAGAGTGCAAAGTATAGAGAACAATGGATGCTCCTTGATGCAGAGGAGAATGAGCATTGGGTTAAAATGGTGTCAACTAAATTAGGATTTGATATTTAA